TCGCCGAGAATGGACCCGATGCTCGCCGAGTTCGCCGAGGTACTGGCGGCCGTCGAGTTCCACCCGCCGCGACTGCCCATCGTGTCCAACCGGACGGGCGAGTTCGCCGCGGCGGACTTCGGCACCCCGGAGTACTGGGTCCGGCATGCCAGGGACGCGGTTCGCTTCGCGGCGGGCCTGCACACGTTGCGTGCCGACGGCATCACCGCGTTCCTCGAACTCGGCCCGGACGCCGTCCTGACCCCCATGGTCCGCGACACCCTTCCCGACGTCGTGGGCCTCGCCGTGTTGCGCCGCGACCGGCCGGAGATCGAGTCACTGTTGACCGCGCTCGGCGGGCTGCACGCCCGAGGGCCCGCCGTCGACTGGGCCTCGGCCTTCGTGGGCCGAGACGTCCGAGTCCTCGACCTGCCGACGTATGCGTTCCAGCGGCGGCGTTTCTGGCTGGACCCCCGTGTGACCGAGACCGATACCCGGCAGCCGACACCCTCGGGCCTCGACGACGGCGCGTTCTGGCGTCAGGTGGAGGAAGAGGACCTGACGGGGCTGGCCACGACCCTGGACGTGGACGCCGACGCGCCGTGGCACGAGGTGCTGCCCATGCTCGCGGCCTGGCGGCATCGCAGGCGCGAGATGTCCACGGTGGAGTCGTGGCGGTATCGCGTCCGCTGGCAGCCGATCGCCGTGTCACCGGGAGCGCTGCTGACGGGAAGATGGCTCGTGGTGGAGGCCGCCGTCGAGGCGAGCCGAGCGCACTCGGTCCCGGATGTCGCGCAACTGCTGTCGCAGGCCGGTGCCGAGGTGGTCCGGCTCGTCATCGAGTCCGACACAGACCCGACGGAGACCGCTGCACTGTTGCGCTCCACGGCGCACAGACCGTTCGCGGGTGTGGTCTCCCTACTCGCGCTGGACGAGACCGCCCATCGGGACGAGTCGGCGGTGCCCGCAGGCCTGACGGCCACCGCCGCCCTGGTCCGGGCGCTGCGCGACGCCGACCTGCGGGCGCCGCTGTGGTGTGCCACCCGGGGCGCGGTGTCGGTGGGCGACTCCGATCCGCTGCACAGCCCGGCGCAGGCGCTGACCTGGGGCCTGGGCCGCGTGCTCGGCTTGGAGCGTCCCGACCGCTGGGGCGGTCTGATCGACCTGCCCGACCTGCTCGACGCCCGCTCGACGGAGTGGTTCGTCGCCGCCCTCGCCGGCGTCGACGACGAGGATCAGCTCGCCGTGCGCCGCTCCGGCGTCTTCGTCCGCAGGCTCGTCCCGGCGCCGCCTGCCGCGCAAGCGGGATCAGGCTGGCGACCCAGCGGGACGGTGCTCGTCACGGGTGGCACCGGATCCCTCGGCAGTCACGTCGCATGCTGGTTGGCCGGTCAGGGGGCCGAGCACCTACTGCTGGTCAGCCGCAGGGGCCGCAGCGCTCCGGGCGCCGAGGACCTCGAACTGGAACTGGCGGGCATCGGTGTCCGCGTCACGATCGCCGCCTGCGACCTGGCCGACCCGGCCGCCGTGCGGGACCTGATCGCGAGCATCCCGGCCGATCGTCCGCTCTCCGCCGTCGTCCACGCCGCAGGCATCGTCGACGACTGCCCGGTGGAGGAGCTGACCGTCGACCGGCTCGCCCCCGTGCTGCGCCCCAAGGTCGCGGGCGTGGTCAACCTGCACGAGGCGACGCGGGGACTCGACCTGAACGCCTTCGTGCTCTTCTCCTCGGTCTCCGCGGTGTGGGGCAGTGCGGGGCAGGGCGCCTACGCGGCGGCCAACAGTTACCTGGACGCCTTCGCCGAGCATCGCCGGGCCCAGGGGCTGCCCGCGACCTCGATCGCCTGGGGCGGTTGGGGCAGTGGCGGCATGGTCGACCCGGCCGCCGAGCAGGTCCTGCTCCGGCGTGGCCTCAACCCGATGGCGCCGGAGCTCGCCATGACGGCTATGTCGCAGGCCGTCGACGCCCGCGACGCAGCCGTCGCCATCGCCGACGTCGACTGGACCAGGTTCCTTCCGGCCTTCACCATCGCCCGCCGCCGTCCGCTGCTCGACGTGCTTGCCGCCGGACTGGTACGGACGAACGACCCGACACCAGGACCGGATGTCCGCTCGACGGCGGGGGAGCTCCTGCGAACGCGCCTGTCGGCGGCCGACGAGGCCGAGGGGCGGGCACTGCTGATCGAGATGATCCGCACCGAGGCCGCGGGGGTCCTCCGCCACGTCGACGCCGAGGCGATCTCGGCCGACCGCTCCTTCCAGGAGGCCGGCTTCGACTCGCTGACGGCCATCGAGTTCCGCGAGCGGCTCGGACTGGTCGCGGGCCTGACCTTGCCCGCCACGCTCGTCTTCGACCACCCCACGCCCGAGGTGCTCGCGACCCATCTGCGCACGGAGCTGATCGGCGCCCCGACGGGTGACGGCGCCGGGACGTCGGTGACGACGTCCGCCCGCCCGAGCGCGGACGAGCCGTTGGCGATCGTGGGCATGGCCTGCCGTCTGCCCGGCGGGGTGCACAGCCCGGAGGACCTCTGGCGCGTGGTGTCCGACCAGGTGGACGGGATGACGACGTTCCCGACAGACCGAGGCTGGCAGCTCGCGGGCGTACCCGGCGCGCCCTCGGGGTCGCCGTCGGACCCGACGGCGCCCTCGGTAGTCGGTGGCTTCCTCGACGACGTCGCGGGCTTCGACGCCGCCTTCTTCTCGATCGCCCCGGTGGAGGCGGCGGCGACCGATCCGCAACAACGACTGTTGCTGGAGACCACCTGGGAGGCACTGGAGCGGGCGGGCATCGACCCGCAGGCTCTGCGGGGCAGCGACACCGGCGTGTTCGTCGGTGGCACCGCGCAGGAACACGCGACCGCGTTGCTGGGCGAGCCCGCGCTCGGCGCGGACTACATCCTGACCGGCGCGGCGGGCAGCGTGCTGTCCGGGCGCCTCGCCTACACCTTCGGTTTCGAGGGACCGGCGGTCACCGTCGACACGGCGTGCTCCTCCTCGTTGACGGCACTGCACCTCGCCGCCCAGTCGTTGCGCACGGGCGAGTGCGACCTCGCACTCGCGGGCGGTGTCACCGTCATGTCCTCGCCGGGCGTCTTCGCCGCGTTCTCCCGCCAGGGCGGCCTCGCAGGCGACGGTCGCTGCAAGGCGTTCTCCCACGCCGCCGACGGAACCGGCTGGGGCGAGGGCGTCGGGATGCTCGTCGTGGAACGGCTTTCCGACGCGCGGCGGCACGGGCACCGTGTGCTGGCCGTGGTGCCCGGGTCCGCGGTCAACCAGGACGGCGCCTCCAACGGGCTCACCGCGCCCAACGGGCCGGCACAGCAGCGGGTCATCCGCCGGGCGCTGGCCAACGCGGGCCTGACGCCCTCGGACGTCGACGTCGTGGAGGCACACGGCACCGGGACCCGGCTGGGCGACCCGATCGAGGCTCAGGCACTGCTGGCGACCTACGGTGCGGCCCGGCCCGCCGACGCCCCGCTGTGGCTCGGGTCGGTGAAGTCCAACATCGGCCACACCCAGGCGGCGGCGGGCGTGGCGGGCGTGATCAAGATGGTGCAGGCGCTGCGACACGGGACCTTGCCCGCCACGCTGCACGTCGACGAGCCGACGCCGCACGTCGACTGGTCCTCGGGAGCGGTCCGAGTGCTCACCGAGCCGCAGCCCTGGCCCGACCGCGACCGGCCCCGCCGGGCGGCCGTCTCCGCCTTCGGCCTGAGCGGCACGAACGTCCACCTCATCCTCGAACAGGACACGGCGGACGTCGATCAGCCCGAGATCGTCGATGCCCCCGAGGTCGACGACTCGGGAGGCTCGGCGGTCCCCGAGCACGGTCCCGAGGCCGTCGCCACCGACCGGACACCGCCGACGCCGTGGGTGATCTCCGCCCGCACACCCCAGGCGCTGCGGGCGCAGGCACAGGCGCTGCACACCCGGCTGACCGACCAGCCACAGCTCTCGACGCTCGACGTCGGGTATTCGCTGATCACGACCCGGGCGTCGCTGGGCAGCCGTGCCGTCGTCGTCGGCGACGACCGGACGGAACTGCTCGCCGGACTGGCAGACATCGCCTCCGGGCTCGTCCCGCCCGCTGCGGGCACACAGACCGAGACCCGGCCGGTCATGGTCTTCTCCGGACACGGCTCTCAATGGGCGGACATGGCGGCGGAGCTGATCGAGACGAATGCGGTCTTCGCCGACCGTATCGACGAGTGCGAGCGTGCCCTCGCACCGTGGGTCGACTGGTCGCTGCGTGCGGTGCTCTGTGACGCGGAGCAGTCCGCACTGTTGGCGCGGGCCGACGTCGTCTCGCCGGTGCTGTGGGCGACGGCCGTCGCCCTAGCCGAGCTGTGGGCCTGCCACGGGGTTCGACCGGCTGCGGTGGTCGGCCACTCCCAGGGCGAGATCGCCGCCGCCTGCGTGGCCGGGACGCTGTCCCTCGCCGACGGCGCCCGACTCATCGCGCTACGCAGCAGGGCGGTGCTCCGGTTGGTCGGACGAGGGGGGATGGCCCTGATCGCGGCCACAGCCGAGGACGTCCGGACCCGGATCGCCCGGTGGGCCGACCGGCTGGTCGTCGCGGGGCACAACGGGCCGAGATCCGTCGTCGTCTCCGGCGATCTCACCGCGCTCGACGAGCTACGTGTCGACTGCGCGGCCGACGAGGTGCGCTTCGACCGGGTGGACATCGCCTACGCCTCGCACTCGCCGCAGACCGAGGTCCTACGGGACGAGTTCCCGGAGCTGGCCGCCACGATCACCCCGATCGAGCAGCCCGACGCCGTGCCGATGATCTCCACCGTGACCGGCGCTCCGGTAAGCCCCGCCGACCTGGATGCCGACTACTGGTTCCGCAACCTGTCACGACCGGTGGAGTTCGATGCCGCGATTCGGGCCTGCCTCGACCGAGGCCACACGACGTTCCTCGAGGTCAGTCCGCACCCGGTACTGGGCCTGGGACTGACGCAGATCCTCGAGGACGCCGCGCCCGAACGTCGGACGCTCGTGCAGGGCACCCTGCGACGGAACCGGCCCGCAGCACGGTCCTTCCTGCTCGCGGCCGGGACGCTGCACACCCACGGCATCGCGGTCGACTGGTCGGCGTGCTTCGCGGGCCGAGGAGCCTGCCGGGTCGATCTGCCGACCTATGTCTTCCAACACGAGCGATTCTGGCTCGGCCCGCCGACCGCGACCTCGCTCGACACGAGGGGCCTGGGACTCACCATGGCGGACCACCCGGTGCTGGGCGCCGCCGTGGACCTGCCCGATGTCGGAGGAAGCCTGCTCACCGGCAGGCTGTCGGTGCCGACACACCCGTGGCTCGGCGATCATGTGGTCGCGGGCTCGGTGATCTACCCGGGAACCGGGTTCGTCGATCTGGTGCTGCGGGCGGGCGCCGAGGTCGGCTGCCATCGTATCGAGGAGCTCGTCCTGCACACGCCGCTCGTGCTGTCGGGTGACGACGCCGTCGCGGTGCAGGTCGCGGTCGGCGCGGCGGACGAGCAGGGCCGTCGCTCCGTCGCCGTCTACGCCCGTGACGAGCAGGACGTGCACCCCGAGGCCTGGCGGCGGCATGCGGGCGGGGTCCTGGCTCCGGACACCCCGATCGCGGGCGACGAGACACTCGCCTCGTGGCCGCCTGCGGCCGCGACGGCGGTGTCGACCGACGGTTTCTACGATCGGATGGTCGGCGAGGCCGAGCTGTACTACGGCCCGGTCTTCCAGGGATTGCGGGGCATGTGGCGCCGCGATGACGCGGTGTTCGCCGAGGTCGAACTGCCAGCCGACGCCGTGGGCGAGGCCGAGCGCTTCACCGTGCACCCGGCCCTGTTCGACGCGGCCCTGCATGCGGTCTGGCTGCTGGGCGCCGGTGACACTGCGGACTCGGATCAGGAGGATGCCTCGGCGGAGGGAGCACGGGATCACACGCGGCTGCCGTTCTCCTGGAGCGGTGTGTGGCTGGGCGCGGTGGGAGCCAGCCGTCTCCGGGTGCGGTTGCGCTCGACAGGCGGCGGCGTCTCCATCCTCGTGGCCGACGAGACGGGTTCTCCGGTGGCCTCGGTGGCGGAGCTGGTGCTTCGTCCGCTCAACGGAGCACCACGCGACGCCACGGTCGATGCGCACCGGGATTCGCTGTTCCGGCTCGACTGGACGAGGGTGGAGGCCGCCCCGGGGGACCCGCGACCGGTCGTCCTCACCGGACACACCGCCGAGCCGCACTGGTGGGTCGATCGGTTCGGTGCCGAGCTGGACACTGTCGAGTCGGTGACGACGCTACCCGCTCCCATACCCGCTGCGGTGCTGCTGCCGTGGTCGTCCCAATCGGAGGTCGACGACCTCGGCGACCTTCCCGCAGATCTCGCGACCCGAGTGCACGACGGGGTGGCCGACGCACTGGACACGGTGCGGACATGGCTCACCGAGGAGCGCTTCGGCGCTGCCACCCTGGTGGTCACGACTCGGGGCGCCGTCGCGGCCCGCCCGAAGGAGGACATCACCGATCTCGCTGCGGCCACGCTGTGGGGACTGCTGCGCTCGGTGCAGGCGGAGCACCCGGCCCGCATCGCGCTGCTCGACATCGACGAGCACGCGACGCCTGTCGCCCTCCGGTCGGCGCTGGCGACGCTCGCGGGCCACCTCGAGCCGTGCCTGGCGGTACGCGGTGGCGAGGTTCTGGCATCCCGGCTGGCGAGGGTCGCACACTCGGAACTCGCCGCCGCTCGGGACACGGCCGCCGATGAGAGCGGCCCGGGCGACCACTCCGAAGGCGGTGGTGCGGTGGGCGACGCGGGAACGACCGACGCGGCGGCCGACGGGACGGTGCTGGTCACCGGCGGGACCGGCGCACTGGGTGCCCGGCTGGCCCGCCACCTGGTCGTCGAGCACGGCGTGCGACACCTCCTGCTCACCGGCAGAAGGGGACCGGACGCGCCGGGGGCCGCCGAGCTGAGCGCCGAGCTGACCGGACTCGGGGCGAGCGTGACGATCCGGGCGTGCGACGTCGCCGACCCGGTGGAGGTGCGCGGACTGCTGGCCGAGGTGCCCACCGCACACCCACTGCGGGGTGTCGTGCACACCGCGGGCGTGCTCGATGACGGCGTCGCCACGGCTCTCACTCCCGAACGGCTCGGAGGTGTGCTGCGGCCCAAGGTGGACGGAGCATGGAACCTGCACCGGCTCACCCGAGATCAGGACCTTCGTATCTTCGTGCTGTTCTCCGCCGCCGCAGGGGTCATGGGGACACCGGGACAGGCCGCCTACGCGGCGGCGAACTCCTTCCTGGACGCCCTCGCCGCCCACCGCCGGGCTCGCGGGCTGCCCGGTCGGTCGCTCGCCTGGGGGCTGTGGGCGCAGCCGGACGGCCTCGCGGCCGACCTGCACGGCAGTGATCAAGCGCGACTGACGGGCGGCGGGATCAAAGCGCTGTCCACCGACCATGCGCTGGCCCTGTTCGATCGATGTCTCCGCGCCGAGGACGCCGTGCTGATACCGATGCACCTCGACAGCCGGACGCTGGCGAGCTGGGCGGGCCACGACGTGCCCGCGATCCTGCGCGGCCTGGTTCGTTCCGGGCCGCGGCCTGCGGCCCGCGGCAGGCAGCAGTCGGCGGGGGAGACGACGGCCAGGCTGACCGAGCTATCGATCGAGGACCGTCGCGTCGAGCTGCTGCGGATCGTCCGCACCGTCACGGCGAGGGTGCTCGGGCACAGCGGCCCGGACGTGATTCCCGAGGACGGGTCCTTCGCCGAACTCGGGGTCGGCTCGCTCACCGCAGTGGAACTGCGCAACGCCCTCGCCGAGCTGTCGGGGCTGGTCCTACCTGCCACGCTGGTGTTCGACGTGCCGACGGTGGCTGCGGTGGTCGAGGACCTGCTACGCAGACTGGCGGAGCACGACGGGGAGGCGACTCCCGCGACGGCGAGATCCGGAGCCGATCCCGAGCCACCCGGCGAGCAGTCCGGGTCGCTCGGCGGCATCACCGCCCTCTACCACCAGGCATTCTCCGCAGGCCGCATCGAGGACGGCAGGCTGCTGCTCGCGGCCGTGGCGAATCTCCGACCGACGTTCAGCTCCCCGGCAGAGCTCGTATCCGCGCCCGCCGCGGTGCGACTGAGCAGTGGGCCTCGGCCGTCGCCGCTGATCTGCTTCCCGTCGTTCAGCATGTTGGGCGGGGTCCACGAGTTCAGCCGTTTCGCGGAGTCCTTCCGAGGCGACCGGGATGTCTGGGCACTGCCCGCACCGGGCTTCGCCCCGCAGGAGACGCTTCCCGCGACGGTGCACGCTCTCGTCGAACTGCACATGGAGTCGGTGCGGCGATACGTGCAGGAAGGACCGTTCGTCCTGGTCGGACGCTCCGGCGGCGGCCTCATCGCCAACGCCGTTGCCGCTCGTCTGGAGGAGGTCGGACTGCCCGCAGCCGCCGTGGTCCTCCTGGACACCTCGCCCGCCAGATCCGAGCAGGCGGAGGCGATCGTGCCCGTGCTGTCCGAGAAGCTGTTGGAGAAGGAGACCGAGTTCGTCGCCATCACCGGCGGCGCTGTCAACGACGTGCGCCTCACCGCCATGGCGGGGTACTCCGCCTTGATCGCGGACTGCCCGCCGATCGCGACCGCCGCGCCGACACTGCTCGTCCGGGCGGTCGAGTTCCCCGGAGACATCGGCGACGCCGAGGTCGCGGACGCGGACTGGCAGAGCTGGTGGCCTCATGCCGAGGAGGTCGTCGAGGTGGCGGCGGACCACTTCAGCATGATGGAGGATCGGGCCGCCTCGACGGCCGAAGCCGTACGAGCGTGGCTGGACTCCTCCTCGACCACGAGGCGGTAGGGCGGTGGCCGCCCGGTCGACCGGGCGGCCACCGCTCCCATCACGACGGCGCAGCACGGACCGCTGCGGTCGCCGCCGCCGCTCGGTCCGCGCCCGCAGTGCGGCCGGATCGCGCAGCGGCCGTTCGTCCGCCGCAACCTCCGCCGCACCAGCGATGGCCGGTCGCAGCGGCATCGCGAACGATCCGACCGGATCTGTCGTGCCGGATGCTGCGATCGAGCTAGACAACACGCCCCGGTTCCTTCTGCTCAGACCAGGTGACCACCAACCGGAGCGACCGACATCGGCGAAGCTCGCCGATTTCTGCGCTATGCCCTTGCACACGCCGCGCCCGGTAACCACCGTATCTGCACTGTATTGCGCATTACCCCGACAACCGACGATTCTCCATGGCCACTTCAGCTCGATAGACCCATCATGTCGGCAAGACCGGCAAGACCGGCGATTCCGATCAGGAGGAGGCTGCGGCGACGAGCGCCTCGCCGATGCGCTGCGCCGCGGTATCGAACGCGCCCGGGTTCGGGCCTGCGAAGTTGAGTCGGATGTAACGCCCGGTCGGTTCGGCGGGAAACCACTCGTCGCCGGTTGCGATCATGACGGCGCGCGCCTCGCATTCGCGGGCGAGTCGGACGAGATCCGTGTCGTCGTCGAGCCTGACCCAGAGGTTGAGCCCACCGGCGGGGATCACCTCGATGCTCGCCGTCGGGATGCGAGTGTGAACCGCGTCGATGAGAAGATCCCGACGGGCCGCCAACTGTTGCCGGAGACCACGCAGATGGGTATTCCAGGCCGGTTGTGTGACGACTTCGAGTGCGGCCGCCTGTAGGACGCCGCTGACGTACATCGTCTGTGCTTGCAGGTCCGCGAGAAGACGTTCCCGCAGCGGGCCTCGCGCGACGATCGCTGCGACCCGGATCGTGGGCGACACACTCTTGGTGAGCGAGCGCAGGTAGACGACGTGTCCACCGTCGTCGCGCGCCGCGAGCGGCGACGCGTCGGAGGTGATCGCGAAGTCGTGTGCCCAGTCGTCTTCGATCAGAAACGCTCGGTGAGCTCGGACGATCCCGAGCACCGCGTCAGCGTGTGGTCTCCCCCACTGCACGCCGGTCGGATTGGCGAACGACGGTTGCGCGTAGAACGCGCGTGCACCGGTCTCGGTGAATGCGCGATCAAGGGCTTCGAGGTCGGGGCCATCGACTCCCGTGGATACGGGGACCAGCGTCACCCCGACCTGGGACGCGGCGAGGATCGCACCCCAGTACGTCGGCGACTCGACCAAGAGCACGCCGCCGGCGCCGACGATGCTGCGGAAGAGAGAGCCGAGACCGAGCTGGCTGCCGGGGAGAACGATGACGTCTCTCGCGGTCGGCGTCGAGAATCCGGCAGGCGTCTGGCGACCGAGTTCCATCGCTACCCAGGATTGCAACTCGGGCATGCCCGCCGAGGGTGGGCGGCTGACCGCCGAGTCACCGCGCGCTGCGCGGGTGATCGCGGCGCGTACCAGTCTCTCGGGGAGCAGCTCCCGATCCGGGTAGCCCGAATGGAGCGCGATCATCTCCGTGGAGACCGCTCGCAATGCCGCCGAACTCGCTGACGCAGTCCAAGCCTGCGCGCCGAGCGCGGCCGTCTGCCACGCGAAATCCTGCGAGCGCGCGCGACGCACCGTGCGGACGAATGCCCCCGCGCCGGGACGCGTCTCGATGACGCCCTGCGCCACCAGCGTCCGCAGCGCCTTCTGCACGGTGACCGGACTCGCGGAGTGGCGGGCCGTCAACTCGCGAGTCGTTGGCAACTGCGCACCTGGCGCCGCAGAGGCGATCCACACTCGTAAGGACTCCACGATACGGTCACTGCTATCGTTTTCCATGTCTGGTCATGATAGCGATACACCCAATCGCGAGGCTCCGCTACTCCGGTCGAGGAGCGGTCTGGGCTGGGGATTGCTTGGTGTCGTTGCGTTCTCGTTCACGGTGCCGCTCACGCGCATCACGGTCGAGGCAGAGCGAATGCCCCCGCTGTTCGTGGGCAGTGGTCGCGCAGTGGTCGCCGCGATCCTCGCTGCCTGTGCTTTATCGCTGACCCGTCAGCGCGTCCCGAGAGGCAGACAGTGGGTGAGCGTCGCAATCGTGGCGGCCGGTGCGGTAGCGGGATTTCCGCTCCTGACGTCGTTCGCCCTCACCGAAGCACCTGCAAGCCACGGCGCGGTGGTGATCGCACTCCTGCCCGCAGCGACCGCAGTGGTCGCCGTACTCCGTACTCGTGAGCGGCCCGCCCGGTCGTTCTGGATCGCAGCAGGAACGGGTGCGGTCGCGGCGGTCGGATTCGCCGCTGTCCAGAGTGGCGGCC
This Actinoalloteichus hymeniacidonis DNA region includes the following protein-coding sequences:
- a CDS encoding aminotransferase-like domain-containing protein, translating into MPTTRELTARHSASPVTVQKALRTLVAQGVIETRPGAGAFVRTVRRARSQDFAWQTAALGAQAWTASASSAALRAVSTEMIALHSGYPDRELLPERLVRAAITRAARGDSAVSRPPSAGMPELQSWVAMELGRQTPAGFSTPTARDVIVLPGSQLGLGSLFRSIVGAGGVLLVESPTYWGAILAASQVGVTLVPVSTGVDGPDLEALDRAFTETGARAFYAQPSFANPTGVQWGRPHADAVLGIVRAHRAFLIEDDWAHDFAITSDASPLAARDDGGHVVYLRSLTKSVSPTIRVAAIVARGPLRERLLADLQAQTMYVSGVLQAAALEVVTQPAWNTHLRGLRQQLAARRDLLIDAVHTRIPTASIEVIPAGGLNLWVRLDDDTDLVRLARECEARAVMIATGDEWFPAEPTGRYIRLNFAGPNPGAFDTAAQRIGEALVAAASS
- a CDS encoding DMT family transporter, encoding MSGHDSDTPNREAPLLRSRSGLGWGLLGVVAFSFTVPLTRITVEAERMPPLFVGSGRAVVAAILAACALSLTRQRVPRGRQWVSVAIVAAGAVAGFPLLTSFALTEAPASHGAVVIALLPAATAVVAVLRTRERPARSFWIAAGTGAVAAVGFAAVQSGGLGRLHGADVLLFAAVIVCAIAYAEGGVLARDLGSWQTISWALVVAAPVMAALAGVSATEQPPTGTLTEWASFAYLSVFSMFLGFVAWYRGLAIGPIAQISQVQLVQPVLSICWAGVLLQEQIHQTTLLGGAAVITCALIAVRSRNPRSRGVPA